A stretch of the Actinomyces faecalis genome encodes the following:
- a CDS encoding rhomboid family intramembrane serine protease produces the protein MSQDSPAAASDAQPVCPRHPDRVSYVRCQRCGRPACPECQVPSAVGVHCVDCVRQAQQRRRPTRTLLGGVAVQDARITTGLIVACVAVYVVQMLRPSLTADLGFAPVVALDQPWRFLTTAFLHGSLMHLAFNMWALWVCGTSLEPLLGRWRFAVLYALSALGGSTAIYLLASPVSRSWITLTVGASGAVFGLFAAVFIIQRRFGRDTSAILGLLAVNLVISVLGAGISWQGHLGGLLTGLVVASLFAWAPRERRGPVAVWGSVGIGLVLAALVAAKYLLV, from the coding sequence ATGAGCCAGGACAGCCCTGCCGCAGCCTCCGACGCCCAGCCGGTGTGCCCGCGCCACCCCGACCGCGTCTCCTACGTGCGCTGCCAGCGCTGCGGGCGCCCAGCCTGCCCCGAGTGCCAGGTACCCAGCGCCGTCGGCGTGCACTGCGTGGACTGTGTACGCCAGGCCCAGCAGCGCCGTCGGCCCACGCGCACGCTCCTGGGAGGCGTCGCGGTCCAGGACGCGCGGATCACGACCGGGCTCATCGTGGCCTGCGTAGCGGTGTACGTGGTGCAGATGCTCCGTCCCTCGCTGACTGCTGACCTCGGCTTCGCTCCCGTGGTGGCGCTGGACCAGCCCTGGCGCTTCCTGACCACCGCCTTCCTCCACGGCTCCCTCATGCACCTGGCCTTCAACATGTGGGCGCTGTGGGTGTGCGGCACCTCCCTGGAGCCGCTGCTCGGGCGCTGGCGCTTCGCCGTGCTCTACGCGCTGTCCGCCCTGGGAGGCTCGACGGCGATCTACCTGCTGGCCTCTCCCGTCTCCCGGTCCTGGATCACGCTCACGGTAGGTGCCTCAGGCGCGGTCTTCGGCCTCTTCGCGGCCGTGTTCATCATCCAGCGTCGCTTCGGCCGGGACACCTCCGCCATCCTCGGTCTGCTGGCAGTCAACCTCGTCATCTCGGTGCTAGGGGCCGGGATCTCCTGGCAGGGGCACCTGGGTGGCCTGCTGACCGGCCTGGTGGTTGCGTCCCTGTTCGCCTGGGCACCGCGTGAGCGCCGCGGTCCCGTGGCGGTGTGGGGGAGCGTAGGCATCGGCCTGGTGCTGGCAGCGCTGGTGGCGGCTAAGTACCTTCTCGTGTAA
- a CDS encoding YtxH domain-containing protein, giving the protein MAFKKKIEKNLDTDQLREEAAAFAENVAEQAERAAEWVAPHVVKARKDLARVAAGAQERLEPAYTEARSRVVEDYLPRAQRAASAAQAAAQTPGTVTERAQRAAEAARLAAVEAPKPRKSRRVLKCLGWTTLAAGAAAAAYVVWRRSQPVEDPWAEEYWADSTEDFDVAEAVEDVKDEAAEVAEAAKDKAEELKDKAVDAAKDLKDSVED; this is encoded by the coding sequence ATGGCATTCAAGAAGAAGATCGAGAAGAACCTTGACACTGACCAGCTGCGCGAGGAGGCTGCCGCATTCGCGGAGAACGTCGCCGAGCAGGCTGAGCGTGCCGCCGAGTGGGTTGCCCCGCACGTGGTCAAGGCGCGTAAGGACCTGGCTCGCGTGGCTGCCGGCGCCCAGGAGCGCCTGGAGCCGGCATACACCGAGGCCCGCAGCCGGGTCGTCGAGGACTACCTGCCGCGTGCCCAGCGCGCCGCCTCCGCCGCTCAGGCTGCCGCCCAGACGCCCGGTACCGTGACCGAGCGCGCCCAGCGTGCCGCCGAGGCTGCTCGCCTGGCCGCCGTCGAGGCGCCCAAGCCGCGCAAGTCCCGCCGCGTCCTCAAGTGCCTGGGCTGGACCACGCTGGCTGCCGGTGCCGCTGCCGCAGCCTACGTCGTATGGCGCCGTAGCCAGCCGGTGGAGGACCCGTGGGCCGAGGAGTACTGGGCCGACTCCACCGAGGACTTCGACGTCGCTGAGGCGGTCGAGGACGTCAAGGACGAGGCCGCCGAGGTTGCTGAGGCCGCCAAGGACAAGGCTGAAGAGCTCAAGGACAAGGCGGTCGACGCCGCCAAGGACCTGAAGGACTCTGTCGAGGACTGA
- a CDS encoding aldo/keto reductase, whose protein sequence is MTHALPAAMIPLTHAVAEGSEVLMPQLGLGTYKISDEDVQAVVEQGLEIGYRHLDTAQMYGNEAGVGRAIAAIGLPREDVFVTSKLDNPHHAPEDVARTFDETMERLGLEVLDLFLVHWPLARTPGLSLERTWEAMIALRESGRVRAIGVSNYQHDHLETIIQATGVVPAVNQIEIHPYLQQRRMREVHEELGIVTQSWSPLARGLMVTDPVVQQVADELGVSPAQVVVRWHLQHGLVVIPKSVHPERMRANAEVFDLVLSQEQIAALDALERGHRTGSHPDTMQLTHG, encoded by the coding sequence ATGACCCACGCACTTCCTGCCGCCATGATCCCCTTGACTCACGCCGTGGCCGAGGGCTCGGAGGTCCTCATGCCTCAGCTAGGCCTGGGTACCTACAAGATCAGTGACGAGGACGTCCAGGCGGTGGTCGAGCAGGGTCTGGAGATTGGCTACCGGCACCTGGACACCGCACAGATGTACGGCAACGAGGCCGGTGTGGGACGTGCGATCGCCGCGATCGGGCTGCCGCGCGAGGACGTCTTCGTCACCTCCAAGCTGGACAACCCCCATCACGCGCCCGAGGATGTCGCCCGCACCTTCGACGAGACGATGGAGCGCCTGGGGCTTGAGGTCCTGGACCTCTTCCTCGTGCACTGGCCCCTGGCCAGGACTCCGGGCCTTTCCCTGGAGCGGACCTGGGAGGCGATGATCGCGCTGCGAGAGAGCGGGCGAGTGCGCGCCATCGGTGTCTCGAACTACCAGCACGACCACCTCGAGACCATCATCCAGGCCACCGGCGTGGTCCCGGCGGTCAACCAGATCGAGATCCACCCCTACCTCCAGCAGCGCCGGATGCGTGAGGTGCACGAGGAGCTGGGGATCGTGACCCAGTCCTGGTCCCCGCTGGCACGCGGCCTCATGGTCACTGACCCGGTGGTCCAGCAGGTGGCCGACGAGCTCGGGGTGAGCCCGGCACAGGTCGTGGTGCGATGGCACCTGCAGCACGGGCTGGTCGTCATCCCGAAGTCAGTGCACCCCGAGCGGATGCGTGCCAACGCCGAGGTCTTCGACCTCGTCCTGAGCCAGGAGCAGATAGCGGCGCTGGACGCCCTGGAGCGTGGTCACCGCACGGGATCGCACCCGGACACGATGCAGCTCACGCACGGCTGA
- a CDS encoding cell division protein CrgA gives MGEEKKKDPARSGNPAKAAAAERERLEASRAAANRVSRVPTKVKETGSPRWYAPTMVTLMCVGLLWVVVTYLFKGQYPIPYFTAHHASDWLVNGNLYIGFLVILAGFLGLLHWK, from the coding sequence GTGGGCGAGGAGAAGAAGAAGGACCCGGCTCGCTCCGGTAACCCCGCGAAGGCTGCGGCTGCTGAGCGTGAGCGCCTGGAGGCCTCGCGCGCCGCCGCCAACCGCGTCTCCCGCGTCCCCACCAAGGTCAAGGAGACCGGCTCACCGCGCTGGTACGCCCCGACGATGGTGACCCTCATGTGCGTCGGCCTGCTGTGGGTCGTGGTGACCTACCTCTTCAAGGGCCAGTACCCGATCCCCTACTTCACCGCGCACCACGCCAGCGACTGGCTGGTCAACGGCAACCTCTACATCGGCTTCCTCGTCATCCTGGCCGGCTTCCTGGGTCTGCTGCACTGGAAGTGA
- a CDS encoding peptidylprolyl isomerase produces the protein MEATLHTNLGDIRLELFPEQAPETVSNFVGLATGEKTWTDPQTGEETNAPLYDNVIFHRVIPGFMIQGGDPLGTGTGGPGYVFDDEIDSSLTFASPYVLAMANAGRRFGRGTNGSQFFITTGPTEWLQGKHTIFGAVADEDSRKVVDAISAVATDPRDRPLEDVIITSVTVQK, from the coding sequence ATGGAAGCGACACTGCACACCAACCTTGGCGACATCCGCCTCGAGCTCTTCCCGGAGCAGGCTCCCGAGACCGTCTCGAACTTCGTCGGCCTGGCCACTGGCGAGAAGACCTGGACGGACCCCCAGACGGGGGAGGAGACCAACGCTCCTCTGTACGACAACGTCATCTTCCACCGCGTGATCCCCGGCTTCATGATCCAGGGTGGTGACCCGCTGGGCACCGGTACCGGCGGCCCCGGCTACGTCTTCGACGACGAGATCGACTCCTCGCTGACCTTCGCCTCCCCCTACGTGCTGGCCATGGCCAACGCCGGGCGCCGCTTCGGCAGGGGCACCAACGGGTCCCAGTTCTTCATCACCACCGGGCCGACCGAGTGGCTCCAGGGCAAGCACACGATCTTCGGCGCCGTCGCGGACGAGGACTCGCGCAAGGTCGTGGACGCCATCTCCGCCGTGGCCACCGACCCCCGTGACCGTCCTTTGGAGGACGTCATCATCACCTCGGTGACCGTCCAGAAGTGA
- a CDS encoding class E sortase, with protein sequence MSSRGRHQRAPKSGPLDVAVRSIGELLITAGLVIALFLVWQLWWTGIDATKIANEHKVAFHEVQVESPRVEGTKHTDAPPVAEAVGYGQTIGMLVVPRWYGITNNNMPIQEGTGADVLDQAAAGHYTETQQVGEVGNFAIAGHRRTNGNSFRRVDLLEEGDEIIVATKDTWYVYTVTSHDIVLPEAVEVIAPVPGDPSAAPTERYITLTTCHSLTTGEWGNDHRWIVHAKFSYWMPRSEGRPASVLNDPEVN encoded by the coding sequence ATGTCGTCTCGTGGTCGCCACCAGCGGGCCCCCAAGAGTGGGCCGCTCGACGTCGCTGTCCGAAGCATCGGCGAGCTCCTCATCACCGCAGGGCTCGTCATCGCCCTCTTCCTCGTGTGGCAGCTGTGGTGGACCGGCATCGACGCGACCAAGATCGCCAACGAGCACAAGGTGGCGTTCCATGAGGTCCAGGTCGAGTCGCCGCGCGTGGAGGGAACCAAGCACACTGACGCACCTCCTGTGGCTGAGGCTGTGGGCTACGGACAGACCATTGGCATGCTGGTGGTCCCCAGGTGGTACGGCATCACCAACAACAACATGCCGATCCAGGAGGGGACGGGCGCGGACGTCCTCGACCAGGCGGCAGCCGGCCACTACACCGAGACCCAGCAGGTCGGCGAGGTCGGCAACTTCGCCATCGCCGGCCACCGTCGTACCAACGGCAACTCCTTCCGGCGTGTCGACCTGCTGGAGGAGGGCGACGAGATCATCGTCGCCACCAAGGACACCTGGTACGTCTACACGGTCACCTCGCACGACATCGTCCTGCCTGAGGCCGTCGAGGTGATCGCCCCGGTCCCCGGCGACCCCAGTGCGGCACCGACGGAGCGCTACATCACGCTCACAACCTGTCACTCCCTGACCACCGGTGAGTGGGGCAACGACCACCGGTGGATCGTGCACGCGAAGTTCTCCTACTGGATGCCACGTTCCGAGGGCCGCCCCGCCTCGGTGCTCAACGACCCGGAGGTCAACTGA
- the pknB gene encoding Stk1 family PASTA domain-containing Ser/Thr kinase — protein MTGHFPQVLAGRYEIRELIGRGGMAEVHLGYDKRLSRIIAIKLLRSDIAGDSTFQARFRREAQSAAALNHPAIVAVYDSGEEELTAPDGSLHSVPYIVMEYVEGHTVRELLGEGEAVPISEAVEIVTGVLDALEYSHRAGIVHRDIKPGNIMLTSTGAVKVMDFGIARAIEDSAATVTQAHAVVGTAQYLSPEQARGELVDARSDLYSTGCLLYELLTGVPPFTGDSAVAIAYQHVREVPRPPSSIAADIPESLDRVVLKALAKNRDDRYQDAAHVRADLLAAARGLPVSAPTTDSWDRQPTTVLDQVPGPATTVSPAPAPLPLPGEEDDDEPRTRRPWWVWILILLMLVGLGTVIGLVASGYFSGSEPDPEATATATSAPVPDVKNMTEAEAKRAIEDAGLVYRRGDDVASDNVEEGLAVSSEPGAGTSAVLGAQVTVHFSSGSAMVDVPNVSGRTQDEAKKSLEEAGLKVGNVTTEDSGTVDKDNVIRTDPVAGTSVSRGDTIDLVLSTGQTAVPEGLPGMTQEEARAALQEAGLAVGNVTQEESTDYAAGQVIRTDPGAGVSVQRGGEVALVISSGASTTATVPADILGMTGSEAMAALHSAGFTKVTVQGPSDGVVTNVSPGPGSVLGKETAITVSTSPESRSAGRSGS, from the coding sequence GTGACCGGCCACTTTCCTCAGGTCCTCGCGGGCCGTTACGAGATCCGCGAGCTGATCGGCCGCGGCGGCATGGCCGAGGTCCACCTCGGGTACGACAAGCGCCTGTCCCGCATCATCGCGATCAAGCTCCTGCGCTCCGACATCGCTGGCGACTCCACCTTCCAGGCCCGTTTTCGCCGCGAGGCCCAGTCGGCCGCTGCCCTCAACCACCCGGCCATCGTGGCGGTCTACGACTCCGGTGAGGAGGAGCTGACGGCACCTGACGGCTCGCTCCACTCCGTGCCCTACATCGTCATGGAGTACGTCGAGGGGCACACTGTGCGCGAGCTGCTCGGTGAGGGCGAGGCCGTGCCGATCTCCGAGGCGGTGGAGATCGTCACCGGAGTGCTCGACGCCCTGGAGTACTCCCACCGTGCCGGGATCGTCCACCGGGACATCAAGCCCGGCAACATCATGCTCACCTCCACCGGCGCGGTGAAGGTCATGGACTTCGGCATCGCCCGGGCCATCGAGGACTCCGCGGCGACCGTCACCCAGGCCCACGCCGTGGTGGGGACCGCGCAGTACCTGTCCCCCGAGCAGGCACGTGGCGAGCTCGTCGACGCCCGCAGCGACCTGTACTCCACCGGCTGCCTGCTCTACGAGCTGCTGACAGGAGTGCCCCCCTTCACCGGCGACTCCGCCGTGGCCATCGCCTACCAGCACGTGCGCGAGGTCCCGCGTCCGCCGTCGTCCATCGCGGCTGACATCCCCGAGTCCCTGGACCGGGTGGTGCTCAAGGCGCTGGCCAAGAACCGTGACGACCGCTACCAGGACGCCGCCCACGTGCGCGCCGACCTGCTGGCGGCCGCCCGCGGCCTGCCCGTGAGCGCCCCGACCACGGACTCCTGGGACCGCCAGCCCACCACCGTGCTGGACCAGGTTCCTGGACCCGCTACCACCGTCAGCCCTGCCCCCGCCCCACTGCCCCTGCCTGGCGAGGAGGACGACGACGAGCCACGCACGCGCCGGCCGTGGTGGGTCTGGATCCTCATCCTGCTCATGCTCGTGGGCCTGGGCACCGTGATCGGGCTGGTAGCCTCCGGCTACTTCTCCGGCTCCGAGCCCGACCCCGAGGCCACCGCGACCGCCACGAGCGCGCCGGTGCCGGACGTGAAGAACATGACCGAGGCCGAGGCCAAGCGTGCTATTGAGGACGCGGGCCTGGTCTACCGGCGCGGCGACGACGTCGCCTCGGACAACGTCGAGGAGGGCCTGGCCGTCTCCTCTGAGCCCGGGGCCGGGACCTCCGCCGTCCTGGGCGCCCAGGTGACCGTCCACTTCTCCTCGGGCTCAGCCATGGTTGACGTGCCGAACGTGTCCGGCAGGACCCAGGACGAGGCCAAGAAGTCCCTGGAGGAGGCCGGCCTCAAGGTCGGCAACGTGACCACCGAGGACTCAGGCACGGTGGACAAGGACAACGTGATCCGTACCGACCCGGTGGCCGGTACCTCCGTCTCGCGCGGAGACACGATCGACCTCGTGCTCTCCACCGGGCAGACAGCGGTACCTGAGGGCCTGCCAGGGATGACCCAGGAGGAGGCGCGCGCGGCGCTCCAGGAGGCTGGCCTCGCCGTCGGCAACGTGACCCAGGAGGAGTCCACGGACTACGCCGCCGGGCAGGTCATCCGCACCGACCCGGGAGCCGGGGTCAGCGTGCAACGCGGCGGCGAGGTGGCTCTCGTCATCTCCTCCGGCGCTTCGACCACCGCCACCGTGCCCGCTGACATCCTGGGGATGACGGGTTCCGAGGCGATGGCCGCCCTTCATTCCGCCGGCTTCACCAAGGTCACGGTCCAGGGTCCCAGCGACGGTGTCGTCACCAACGTCAGCCCCGGCCCCGGCTCCGTGCTGGGTAAGGAGACCGCCATCACCGTGAGCACCTCCCCGGAGTCCCGTTCCGCCGGCCGCTCAGGCTCATGA
- the gyrA gene encoding DNA gyrase subunit A, giving the protein MSDETTPISEQTHDRIQPVDLQMEMQRSYLDYAMSVIVGRALPDVRDGLKPVHRRVLYAMYDGGYRPTSSFSKSSRVVGEVMGNYHPHGDAAIYDALARLVQWWSLRYPLVAGQGNFGTPGNLGPAAPRYTECKMAPLAMEMVRDIDEESVDFQDNYDGKNQEPTILPARFPNLLVNGSEGIAVGMATRIPPHNLREVARGVQWLLEHPDASREELLEALIERIPGPDFPTGATILGRRGIEDAYRTGRGSITQRAVVNVEEIQGRQCLVVTELPYQVNPDNLADKIAQLVRDGQVGGIADIRDETSGRTGQRLVIVLKRDAVAKVVLNNLYKRTQLQDNFPANMLALVDGVPRTLSLDGFVRHWVDHQIDVIVRRSRFRLRKAQERLHILEGYLKALDALDAVIALIRRSQTADEARGGLMGLLGVDEVQADAILALQLRRLAALERLKIQQEADELQAKVADLKDIIASPERQRGIVSDELAEIVEKYGDERRTRIVPFDGEMSMEDLIPEEEVVVTITRSGYAKRTRTDAYRSQHRGGKGVKGAALREDDVVNHFFVTTTHHWLLFFTNLGRVYRAKAYELPEGGRDAKGQHVANLLAFQPGEEIAQVMELKDYEQADFLVLATKRGLVKKTRLSEYDSNRSGGVIAINLREDAEGNPDELVSARLLSEGQDLLLVSRHGQSARFHASDDVLRPTGRATSGVTGMRFRDGDWLLAMDVVDPQWTDADLFVVTEGGYAKRTNVAEYPTKGRGGLGVKVANLVEERGDLVGALVTAPTDEVLCIMASGKVVRSRVDEVSVTGRSTQGVTFAKPDDGDRIIAVARNTEREIDGDDEPASPAEQAGDTVALDDNDNSEDQA; this is encoded by the coding sequence CACGTCCTCCTTCTCCAAGTCCTCCCGCGTGGTTGGCGAGGTCATGGGTAACTACCACCCCCACGGCGACGCCGCCATCTACGACGCCCTGGCGCGCCTGGTGCAGTGGTGGTCGCTGCGCTACCCGCTGGTGGCCGGCCAGGGGAACTTCGGCACCCCCGGCAACCTGGGGCCGGCCGCGCCCCGGTACACCGAGTGCAAGATGGCGCCGCTGGCCATGGAGATGGTCCGTGACATCGACGAGGAGAGCGTCGACTTCCAGGACAACTACGACGGGAAGAACCAGGAGCCGACGATCCTGCCGGCTCGCTTCCCCAACCTCCTGGTCAACGGCTCCGAGGGCATCGCGGTGGGTATGGCTACCCGCATCCCGCCGCACAACCTGCGTGAGGTCGCGCGCGGGGTCCAGTGGCTCCTGGAGCACCCTGACGCCTCGCGCGAGGAGCTGCTGGAGGCGCTCATCGAGCGTATCCCCGGTCCTGACTTCCCCACCGGGGCCACGATCCTGGGCCGGCGCGGTATCGAGGACGCCTACCGCACCGGTCGCGGTTCGATCACCCAGCGCGCCGTGGTCAACGTCGAGGAGATCCAGGGACGCCAGTGCCTGGTGGTCACCGAGCTGCCCTACCAGGTCAACCCGGACAACCTCGCGGACAAGATCGCCCAGCTCGTGCGCGACGGGCAGGTCGGCGGCATCGCGGACATCCGCGACGAGACCTCCGGACGTACCGGCCAGCGCCTGGTCATCGTGCTCAAGCGCGACGCCGTGGCCAAGGTGGTCCTCAACAACCTGTACAAGCGCACCCAACTCCAGGACAACTTCCCGGCCAACATGCTGGCCCTGGTCGACGGCGTCCCGCGCACGCTCAGCCTGGACGGTTTCGTGCGCCACTGGGTGGACCACCAGATCGACGTCATCGTGCGCCGCTCGCGCTTCCGCCTGCGCAAGGCGCAGGAGCGTCTGCACATCCTCGAAGGCTACCTCAAGGCCCTGGACGCGCTGGACGCGGTGATCGCCCTCATCCGCCGCTCCCAGACCGCTGACGAGGCCCGTGGGGGCCTGATGGGGCTGCTAGGCGTGGACGAGGTGCAGGCCGACGCGATCCTCGCCCTCCAGCTGCGACGCCTGGCTGCCCTGGAGCGCCTGAAGATCCAGCAGGAGGCTGACGAGCTCCAGGCCAAGGTCGCGGACCTGAAGGACATCATCGCCTCCCCCGAGCGTCAGCGCGGCATCGTCTCCGACGAGCTGGCTGAGATCGTCGAGAAGTACGGCGACGAGCGGCGTACCCGCATCGTGCCCTTCGACGGCGAGATGAGCATGGAGGACCTCATCCCCGAGGAGGAGGTCGTCGTCACGATCACCCGCTCGGGCTACGCCAAGCGCACACGTACCGACGCCTACCGCTCCCAGCACCGCGGGGGCAAGGGAGTCAAGGGAGCGGCGCTGCGCGAGGACGACGTCGTCAACCACTTCTTCGTCACGACCACCCACCACTGGCTGCTCTTCTTCACCAACCTGGGCCGGGTCTACCGCGCCAAGGCCTATGAGCTCCCTGAGGGCGGGCGTGACGCCAAGGGCCAGCACGTGGCCAACCTGCTCGCCTTCCAGCCCGGCGAGGAGATCGCCCAGGTCATGGAGCTCAAGGACTACGAGCAGGCCGACTTCCTCGTGCTGGCCACCAAGCGTGGCCTGGTGAAGAAGACGCGCCTGAGTGAGTACGACTCCAACCGCTCGGGCGGTGTCATCGCGATCAACCTGCGTGAGGACGCGGAGGGCAACCCCGACGAGCTCGTCTCGGCACGGCTGCTGTCTGAGGGGCAGGACCTCCTCCTGGTCTCCCGCCACGGCCAGTCCGCCCGCTTCCACGCCTCCGACGACGTCCTGCGTCCCACCGGCCGCGCCACCAGCGGCGTGACCGGCATGCGGTTCCGCGACGGCGACTGGCTGCTGGCGATGGACGTCGTCGACCCGCAGTGGACTGACGCTGACCTCTTCGTGGTCACCGAGGGCGGATACGCCAAGCGGACCAACGTGGCTGAGTACCCGACCAAGGGCCGTGGAGGCCTGGGTGTCAAGGTCGCCAACCTCGTGGAGGAGCGTGGTGACCTGGTCGGCGCGCTGGTGACAGCACCTACCGACGAGGTGCTGTGCATCATGGCGTCGGGCAAGGTCGTGCGCTCCCGCGTGGACGAGGTCTCGGTGACCGGACGCAGCACCCAGGGCGTCACCTTCGCCAAGCCCGACGACGGCGACCGCATCATCGCCGTCGCCCGCAACACCGAGCGCGAGATCGACGGCGACGACGAGCCTGCCTCTCCTGCGGAGCAGGCGGGCGACACGGTAGCGTTGGACGACAACGACAACAGTGAGGACCAGGCATGA
- a CDS encoding DUF3566 domain-containing protein: MSKPETRHPAGESGKADSASTTQVPSSSSRPTLAGPRRVHLALTRVSPFSVMKVAFLLSVAAGIMLVVAAAFVWFMLDAMHVFSTIQDLVGKVMESESNSFTALLEYMKFSRAVSMATIIAVINIILTTALATVGAFLYNVTAALVGGVHLTLADE, encoded by the coding sequence ATGAGCAAGCCGGAAACCCGCCACCCCGCCGGTGAGTCCGGCAAGGCAGACAGCGCCAGCACCACCCAGGTGCCGAGCTCATCGAGCAGGCCCACGCTGGCAGGTCCGCGTCGGGTGCACCTGGCGCTGACGCGGGTCAGTCCCTTCTCGGTCATGAAGGTCGCCTTTCTGCTGAGCGTGGCAGCCGGCATCATGCTCGTCGTGGCGGCCGCCTTCGTGTGGTTCATGCTTGACGCGATGCACGTGTTCTCCACGATCCAGGACCTGGTGGGCAAGGTCATGGAGTCGGAGTCGAACTCCTTCACCGCGCTGCTGGAGTACATGAAGTTCTCCCGTGCCGTGTCGATGGCGACGATCATCGCCGTTATCAACATCATCCTCACCACGGCGCTGGCGACGGTCGGTGCCTTCCTCTACAACGTGACGGCCGCACTGGTTGGTGGGGTTCATCTCACACTGGCGGACGAGTGA